TTATTGAAGCTGTACATTTGCGAGCTAAGGTTATGAGGCCGGGACAAAGCGTTCCTCCGATGGAAAATGTGATTTACCGCCGCCGGGCTCCCTTGGGTGGCCGCCCTGCTGAAGCGTGGGAAGCTTTGGCAGACTAAGACTTAGAATACCAGCCCGACCCCGCACTCGCGGGGTTTTCATTTTACATCGAGCAGTCTATGTCGGGAGGTAGTGAGGGACCCTTCCAGCCCCCAGCGCGCGCCATCGAAGCCCCGCCTCGCCCCCGCGCTTCATGTGTGGGAAATCATGCACCTGCATGAGTACCCCGCAAACGCCTCAGTTACGGCGCTCGCGGAGGCTGGCGGAGTGCCGGCATTCATGCGCTTTCATGCGCGCTATGCATGCATGGCGGCTAGCAGCGTGGTATCGCCCCCTTGTTCGACTTTATCGAGGTAGTCGGCCCAGCTTTGCAGCATGGCCCGGCGCTCTTCCATGTATTGAGCGCGATTGTAGGCGGCTCTCACTTGGTTGGGTTCCTTGTGCGAGAGCTGCCGCTCGATGGCATCGGGGTTGAAGCCGGCCTCATTCAGAATAGTTGAGGCGGTCGCGCGGAAACCGTGGGTGACGACATGCCCATTTTCGGTATTTTTTCCGCTATACCCCATGCGTTCAAAGGCTTTGAGCAGCGTGGTCTTGCTCATGTGCCGGCCGCGATAGAAGAAGCTGGGAAAGACGAAATCGTTTCCTTCCATCCGATGCATGCTCAGCTGTTTGAGAATGTCCACGGCTTGGGAGGGCAGGGGCACGATATGCGGCGCGGCCGCGGCTTTCAAAGCGCGCTTTAGCTTGCGGGTTTCCGGCGGGATGGTCCACAAGGCTTGATCCAAGTCGAAGTCATGCCAGGTGGCTTGAACCGTTTCGCCAATCCGGGTGAAGCAGATCATGACCAGCTTGATCAGGTATTTGGTTTGCAGCGTGATGTGCTCATTGCCGGCCAATGCGGCCAAAAACGCAGGCAGCTCTTCACGGGCTAAAGACGGCTGGGGCTTGGAAACCGGCGTGATCAATTCGCCGGCGAGGTCTGCGGCAGGGTTGTGTTCGGCTCGTCCGGTTTTGACTGCTCTTCGCCATATGGCATTGCAGCGTTCACGAAGCCGATTCGCGGTGTCGTGCAGCCCTCGTTGTTCAACGGATTGCAAAACGAGCAGCAAGTCCATCGCGCTGATATCACGGATAGGGCGGTGTCCAAGTTCGGGTAATAGATGGATCTCCAGCGAGCGCCAGACCCCGTTTGCATGGTTCGGCGCCCATTCGGCAGACATTTTGCTCCACCATTCTTGGGCTACGGCTTGGAGGGTGGACGACGCTTCGTACTGTTGTTTGCGCGCGTTTTTCTTTTTGAGCTCGCCAGGATCTTCGTCTTGGGCCAATAGGCGGCGGGCATCATCTCGTTTCAGCCGGGCATCCTTGAGGGAGACTTCGGGATACACGCCGAGGGCAAGCACTTTTTCTTTGCCGGAAAAGCGATATTTCAGGCGCCAGTACTTGGAGCCGTTGGGCATGACCAGCAGATACAAGCCTTGGCCATCTGTGACTTTGATTTGTTTTTCGCCCGGTTCGATCCGGTCGATCTCCAGCTTGGTAAGCGGCATGTGTTCACC
The Chromobacterium sp. IIBBL 290-4 DNA segment above includes these coding regions:
- a CDS encoding integrase arm-type DNA-binding domain-containing protein produces the protein MPLTKLEIDRIEPGEKQIKVTDGQGLYLLVMPNGSKYWRLKYRFSGKEKVLALGVYPEVSLKDARLKRDDARRLLAQDEDPGELKKKNARKQQYEASSTLQAVAQEWWSKMSAEWAPNHANGVWRSLEIHLLPELGHRPIRDISAMDLLLVLQSVEQRGLHDTANRLRERCNAIWRRAVKTGRAEHNPAADLAGELITPVSKPQPSLAREELPAFLAALAGNEHITLQTKYLIKLVMICFTRIGETVQATWHDFDLDQALWTIPPETRKLKRALKAAAAPHIVPLPSQAVDILKQLSMHRMEGNDFVFPSFFYRGRHMSKTTLLKAFERMGYSGKNTENGHVVTHGFRATASTILNEAGFNPDAIERQLSHKEPNQVRAAYNRAQYMEERRAMLQSWADYLDKVEQGGDTTLLAAMHA